A window of the Shinella zoogloeoides genome harbors these coding sequences:
- a CDS encoding 4-aminobutyrate--2-oxoglutarate transaminase has product MTATPLTDRKNAAISRGVGMTTQIYADRAENAEIWDKEGNRYIDFAAGIAVVNTGHRHPRVIEAVKKQLDRFTHTCHQVVPYENYVELAERLNAVTPGNFAKKTIFVTTGAEAVENAVKIARAATGRQAVIAFSGGFHGRTFMGMALTGKVVPYKVGFGAMPGDVFHAPFPIEAHGTTVEQSLNVLKKLFAADVDPNRVAAIIVEPVQGEGGFYPVPASFMKALREICDQHGILLIADEVQTGFARTGKMFAMEHYGIAADLMTMAKGLGGGFPIAAVTGRAEIMDAPGPGGLGGTYAGSPIGVAAAHAVLDVIKDEDLCNRAENLGARLKQRLASLQDKIPEIVDIRGPGFMNAVEFNDVATKQPSADFANKVRLKALEKGLILLTCGVHGNVIRFLAPITIQDEVFAEALDILEASMVEARSA; this is encoded by the coding sequence TTCGCGCGGCGTCGGCATGACCACGCAGATCTATGCAGACCGCGCGGAGAATGCGGAAATCTGGGACAAGGAAGGCAATCGCTATATCGATTTCGCCGCCGGCATCGCCGTGGTCAATACCGGTCACCGTCACCCGCGCGTCATCGAGGCCGTCAAGAAGCAGCTCGACCGCTTCACGCATACCTGCCATCAGGTCGTGCCTTACGAGAACTATGTCGAACTGGCCGAGCGCCTGAACGCCGTCACCCCCGGCAACTTCGCCAAGAAGACGATTTTCGTCACGACCGGCGCGGAAGCCGTCGAGAACGCCGTGAAGATCGCCCGCGCCGCCACCGGCCGCCAGGCCGTCATCGCCTTTTCGGGCGGCTTCCACGGCCGCACCTTCATGGGCATGGCGCTGACCGGCAAGGTCGTGCCCTACAAGGTCGGCTTCGGCGCCATGCCGGGCGACGTCTTCCACGCGCCCTTCCCGATCGAAGCCCACGGCACGACGGTCGAGCAGTCGCTGAACGTCTTGAAGAAGCTCTTCGCCGCCGACGTCGACCCGAACCGCGTCGCCGCGATCATCGTCGAGCCGGTGCAGGGCGAAGGCGGCTTCTACCCGGTTCCGGCCAGCTTCATGAAGGCGCTGCGCGAGATCTGCGACCAGCACGGCATCCTGCTCATCGCCGATGAAGTGCAGACCGGCTTTGCCCGTACCGGCAAGATGTTCGCCATGGAGCATTACGGCATCGCGGCCGACCTGATGACCATGGCCAAGGGCCTCGGCGGCGGCTTCCCCATTGCGGCCGTCACCGGCCGTGCGGAAATCATGGATGCCCCCGGCCCGGGCGGCCTCGGCGGCACCTATGCCGGCAGCCCGATCGGCGTTGCGGCGGCCCATGCCGTTCTCGACGTCATCAAGGACGAGGACCTGTGCAACCGTGCTGAAAACCTCGGCGCGCGCCTCAAGCAGCGCCTCGCCTCGTTGCAGGACAAGATTCCGGAAATCGTCGACATCCGCGGCCCGGGCTTCATGAACGCCGTCGAATTCAACGACGTCGCCACGAAGCAGCCGAGCGCCGACTTCGCCAACAAGGTGCGCCTGAAAGCCCTCGAAAAGGGCCTGATCCTGCTCACCTGCGGCGTACACGGCAACGTCATCCGCTTCCTCGCGCCGATCACCATCCAGGACGAGGTTTTTGCCGAGGCGCTCGACATTCTCGAAGCGTCCATGGTCGAAGCCCGCAGCGCCTGA